One window of Cervus elaphus chromosome 2, mCerEla1.1, whole genome shotgun sequence genomic DNA carries:
- the PLAAT3 gene encoding phospholipase A and acyltransferase 3, translating to MRAPFPEPQPGDLIEIFRPFYRHWAVYIGNGYVVHLAPPSEIPGAGAASVMSALADKAFVKKERLCDVVGRDRYHVNNKHDGRYSPLPPSKIVQRAEELVGQEVLYKLTSENCEHFVNELRYGVPRSDQVRDAIMAVGIAGVGLAAMGLIGVMFSRNKKQKQ from the exons ATGCGTGCACCGTTT CCTGAACCCCAGCCTGGAGACCTGATTGAGATTTTCCGCCCTTTCTACAGACACTGGGCCGTCTACATTGGCAACGGATATGTGGTCCACCTGGCCCCGCCAA GCGAAATCCCAGGAGCTGGTGCGGCCAGTGTCATGTCTGCACTGGCTGACAAGGCCTTCGTGAAGAAGGAGCGGCTGTGTGACGTGGTCGGGAGAGACCGGTACCACGTCAACAACAAGCATGACGGCAGATACTCGCCATTGCCTCCCAGCAAAATCGTCCAGCGGGCAGAGGAGCTGGTAGGCCAGGAGGTCCTCTACAAGCTGACCAGCGAGAACTGCGAGCACTTCGTCAATGAGCTGCGCTACGGGGTTCCCCGCAGCGACCAG GTCAGAGATGCCATCATGGCAGTTGGCATCGCGGGAGTGGGCCTTGCAGCCATGGGCCTCATTGGAGTCATgttctcaagaaacaagaaacaaaagcagTGA